The Candidatus Methanoperedens sp. genomic interval CAGCCTGTATTCCGGCTATCCCGCCTCCGACGACTGCGACCGAGCCAATCATTTTGCCACCTCTTTTTCTGTTTCTTCTTCTACCTTATTTTCAACTTTAATTTCCACTTTTTTCTCTTCCGGTTTTGTTTTGCCGATTAATTCTATAAGCTCTGCAGGAGAAACCATGTTCTTATCAAGCTCAAGCTCCTTCTCGCTCAAACCCATGGCAAGGCCGATAAGCTGGGTAAAATAAAGTACAGGTAAATCGATTTTGGTATTGACCGCCTTCTCAATCATCGACTGCTGTCCGTCAAGCAGCATATGGCACATGGGACATGCAACCACGATGACGTCTGCCCCAACCGCTTTTGCTTCATCGAACAGCTTCTTTGTGAGTAAAAATGCATAGTCCTGTTTGCTCATCAGGAGATTTCCCCCGCAGCATTTTGTCTTCTGGGTAAAAGGCAGGCATTCTGCGCCTGTGGCTTTTATGAGGTTATCAAGAGATGTGGGATTTTCGGGATTATCGAATTTACTCACTTCGGAAGGACGGACAAGGAGACATCCGTAATAAGGAACGGCTTTAATACCCTTCAATGGTTTTATGAATTTCTTCGCCAGAGCATCTGTTCCCACATTATTTACCATGACATCCAGAAGATGCTTGATTTTAACACCATTGTATTTTTGTCCAAGCGCCTTTTCAATCCTTGCCCTGAAAGCCTGGTCGGTTTTCATGGCTTTATCGGCTCTTGAAAGATTATGCGAGCAGATACTGCATGGTATCACAAGGTCAAGCCCGGTTTCCTGCGCAAGCATGTTATTCCTTGCAGATAAGCCCATGGATAATTCCTTATCGAAGATTGCTTCGAGTGCACCGCAGCAGTTCCAGTCTGGAATCTCTGTAAGTTCGATGCCTGAAG includes:
- a CDS encoding CoB--CoM heterodisulfide reductase iron-sulfur subunit B family protein — translated: MKLAYYPGCTLHGTAREYDASTKAVCKASGIELTEIPDWNCCGALEAIFDKELSMGLSARNNMLAQETGLDLVIPCSICSHNLSRADKAMKTDQAFRARIEKALGQKYNGVKIKHLLDVMVNNVGTDALAKKFIKPLKGIKAVPYYGCLLVRPSEVSKFDNPENPTSLDNLIKATGAECLPFTQKTKCCGGNLLMSKQDYAFLLTKKLFDEAKAVGADVIVVACPMCHMLLDGQQSMIEKAVNTKIDLPVLYFTQLIGLAMGLSEKELELDKNMVSPAELIELIGKTKPEEKKVEIKVENKVEEETEKEVAK